A window of the Cystobacter fuscus genome harbors these coding sequences:
- a CDS encoding alpha/beta hydrolase, whose amino-acid sequence MYVPSGDDVPLHERPVLYLFDGQNCWTDWGSYSGGWYAHEAVEQLVGSPTFRAPVVVGLEHGGDRRIDELSPWEMTPGRGGHAEHFFDWVVHHFMPHVQHTFGLTGGALHTVVGGSSMGGLAALWAHYRYPHAIGGAISMSPAFSVGDKALFPFVDSRPKPLISRVYIDCGGREGGGRMLAVAEEMHHVLERKGYPEGGLMWRPDQNAGHNEKAWRRRLPKALRFMFRR is encoded by the coding sequence GTGTACGTACCGAGCGGAGACGACGTGCCGCTCCACGAGCGGCCCGTGCTCTACCTTTTCGACGGCCAGAACTGCTGGACGGACTGGGGGAGCTACTCGGGCGGCTGGTACGCACACGAGGCCGTCGAGCAACTCGTGGGCAGCCCCACCTTCCGCGCGCCCGTCGTCGTGGGGCTCGAGCACGGTGGAGACCGGCGCATCGACGAGCTGTCCCCGTGGGAGATGACGCCGGGCCGCGGCGGACACGCGGAGCACTTCTTCGACTGGGTGGTGCACCACTTCATGCCGCACGTGCAGCACACCTTCGGACTGACGGGCGGGGCCCTGCACACGGTGGTGGGTGGCTCGTCCATGGGGGGCCTGGCGGCACTCTGGGCCCACTACCGCTACCCGCACGCCATCGGCGGGGCCATTTCCATGTCGCCCGCCTTCTCCGTGGGGGACAAGGCGCTCTTCCCCTTCGTGGACAGCCGTCCCAAGCCGCTCATCAGCCGCGTGTACATCGACTGCGGCGGGCGCGAGGGCGGCGGCCGCATGCTCGCGGTCGCCGAGGAGATGCACCACGTCCTCGAGCGCAAGGGCTACCCGGAAGGTGGGCTCATGTGGCGCCCGGATCAGAACGCCGGACACAACGAAAAGGCATGGAGGCGCCGGCTGCCCAAGGCACTGCGCTTCATGTTCCGGCGCTGA
- a CDS encoding AAA family ATPase — translation MLESMHLKNVGPAPEMELRLAQRLNLITGDNGLGKSFLLDIAWWALTRTWARYLVLPSPSQGKPRIAYSYTKSTPRSYSYESRYDRKAERWSVNNGRPAIPGLVLYAQVDGGFSVWDPARNYWKTDTPDRPSSYLFAPHEVWEGNAHCEGLIRDWASWQRENGEAFNMLTKVLQVLSPPGGKPLVPGELRKLTVEDPKRYPTLRMPYGQDVAVTHSSAGMRRIIALTYLLIWAWQEHLAAAEVRGDDPAREIIFLIDEIEAHLHPQWQRRIVPAVLNVMDALTGSHRSRVQLITATHSPLVLASVEPLFDVKKDAWFDLDLEEARVVLRKREFVRRGEVSNWLTSEAFDLRKARSLEAESAIETALALLRQKDPKWQDVESADQKLRAAGLPDIDPFWVRWGQFVEERKPAKRGKR, via the coding sequence ATGCTTGAGTCGATGCACCTGAAAAATGTCGGACCCGCGCCCGAGATGGAGCTGAGGCTCGCGCAACGGCTCAACCTCATCACGGGCGACAACGGGCTGGGCAAGAGCTTCCTGCTGGACATCGCCTGGTGGGCCCTGACCAGGACCTGGGCACGCTATCTGGTCCTTCCCTCTCCCTCGCAGGGCAAGCCCAGGATCGCGTACAGCTACACGAAGTCCACGCCTCGTAGCTACTCGTACGAGAGCAGGTATGACCGCAAGGCCGAGCGCTGGTCCGTCAACAATGGTCGGCCCGCGATTCCGGGGCTCGTGCTTTACGCGCAGGTCGACGGTGGCTTCTCCGTGTGGGATCCGGCGCGCAACTACTGGAAGACCGATACGCCGGACCGTCCCAGCTCCTATCTCTTCGCGCCTCACGAAGTGTGGGAGGGGAACGCGCACTGTGAAGGGCTCATTCGCGACTGGGCGTCGTGGCAGCGCGAGAACGGTGAGGCCTTCAACATGCTGACCAAGGTTCTCCAGGTGCTGTCCCCGCCCGGGGGAAAGCCGCTGGTCCCAGGGGAGCTGCGGAAGCTCACCGTGGAAGATCCGAAGCGCTACCCGACACTGCGGATGCCCTACGGCCAGGATGTCGCCGTGACCCACTCGTCGGCGGGCATGCGGCGCATCATCGCCCTGACCTACCTGCTGATCTGGGCCTGGCAGGAACACCTCGCGGCGGCCGAGGTTCGTGGCGACGATCCCGCCCGGGAGATCATCTTCCTCATCGATGAGATCGAAGCGCACCTCCATCCCCAGTGGCAGCGCCGCATCGTACCGGCCGTGCTCAACGTGATGGACGCGCTCACCGGGAGCCACCGCTCCCGCGTCCAGCTCATCACGGCGACGCACTCCCCCCTGGTGCTGGCCTCCGTGGAGCCACTCTTCGACGTCAAGAAGGACGCATGGTTCGACCTGGACCTCGAAGAGGCCCGGGTCGTCCTGCGCAAGCGCGAGTTCGTGCGCCGGGGAGAGGTCTCCAACTGGCTCACCAGCGAGGCCTTCGATTTGAGGAAGGCCCGGTCGCTCGAAGCCGAGTCCGCCATCGAGACCGCGCTGGCGCTGCTCCGTCAGAAGGACCCGAAATGGCAGGACGTGGAGTCCGCGGACCAGAAACTGCGCGCCGCGGGGCTTCCGGACATTGATCCGTTCTGGGTCCGGTGGGGACAGTTCGTCGAGGAGCGCAAGCCAGCGAAGCGAGGCAAGCGGTGA
- a CDS encoding DUF6310 domain-containing protein: MLAERCYQALDHDRIEFHDITGRCAVASAGAAAMGLGVCVLAAPELVVGAVVVAGVVVVGFAIKEALEAYEKRGRPQVRPPTQPVPETQPVPETQPVPEARPVPEVKPVPVTKPVPVTKPAPQKPSPTKRPKPEPKGPDFPPGEPPETSERDRNRCEPIPKNYHRGGNKLHNKCADRIPNNINPGGDVFVNGKDFDALQLATRTLWEVKTDNFDTYPPELRRIVIEEQLPKLQYERALALACGFDFKVGVRSAAHKAALELADETLEIVVMNWC, encoded by the coding sequence GTGCTGGCGGAGCGGTGCTATCAGGCCCTCGACCATGACCGGATCGAGTTCCACGACATCACCGGACGATGCGCGGTGGCCTCAGCGGGCGCTGCGGCAATGGGGCTCGGGGTCTGCGTCCTCGCGGCGCCGGAGCTTGTGGTGGGCGCGGTAGTCGTGGCGGGCGTGGTGGTGGTGGGATTCGCCATCAAAGAGGCCCTGGAGGCTTACGAGAAGAGGGGCCGTCCCCAGGTTCGGCCGCCTACGCAGCCGGTGCCGGAGACGCAGCCGGTGCCGGAGACGCAGCCGGTGCCGGAAGCGCGGCCCGTGCCTGAAGTGAAGCCCGTGCCTGTAACGAAGCCCGTGCCTGTAACGAAGCCCGCCCCGCAGAAACCCTCGCCGACAAAAAGACCCAAGCCGGAGCCAAAGGGGCCAGATTTTCCCCCTGGGGAGCCACCCGAAACCTCGGAGCGAGATCGCAACAGGTGCGAGCCCATACCGAAAAATTATCACCGTGGCGGCAATAAATTGCACAACAAGTGCGCCGACAGAATTCCGAATAACATTAACCCAGGTGGGGATGTGTTCGTGAATGGGAAGGACTTCGACGCGCTGCAACTGGCCACGCGCACGCTCTGGGAAGTCAAGACCGACAACTTCGACACGTACCCGCCCGAACTTCGGAGAATTGTGATTGAGGAACAACTGCCGAAGTTGCAGTACGAGCGCGCCCTTGCTCTGGCCTGCGGATTTGACTTCAAGGTCGGCGTGCGCAGCGCCGCGCACAAAGCTGCACTGGAGTTAGCAGATGAGACCCTCGAAATTGTCGTGATGAACTGGTGCTGA
- a CDS encoding RNA polymerase sigma factor — MTASATQRAIDAIWRIESARLIAGLARLVRDVGLAEELAQDALVAALERWPESGIPDNPGAWLMATAKHRAVDLFRRNKRLERKHEELGLELEAQQARTVPELDAALDDDVGDDLLRLMFTACHPVLSTEARVALTLRLLGGLTTGEIARAFLVPEPTVAQRIVRAKRTLSEAHVPFEVPRGAELEARLSSVLQVIYLVFNEGYSATAGDDWVRPALCEDALRLGRILAGLVPKEPEVHGLVALMELQASRLRARVGPSGEPVLLLDQNRGRWDQLLIRRGLAALERAEALGGARGPYTSQAAIAACHARARTPAETDWMRIAALYEALVQLVPSPVVELNRAVAVSMAFGPAAGLEIVDALLSERSLEDYHLLPSVRGDLLVKLGRLDEARAEFERAASLTHNERERKLLLDRARASSRTST; from the coding sequence GTGACGGCTTCCGCTACGCAGCGCGCCATCGACGCGATCTGGAGGATCGAGTCCGCCAGACTCATCGCCGGTCTCGCGCGACTCGTGCGCGACGTGGGTCTCGCCGAGGAGCTCGCGCAGGACGCGCTCGTCGCCGCGCTCGAGCGGTGGCCGGAGTCGGGCATCCCAGACAACCCGGGCGCCTGGCTCATGGCCACCGCGAAGCATCGCGCGGTCGACCTCTTTCGCCGGAACAAGAGGCTCGAGCGCAAGCACGAGGAGCTCGGTCTCGAACTCGAGGCACAGCAAGCGCGCACGGTGCCGGAACTCGACGCCGCGCTCGACGATGACGTCGGCGATGACCTCCTGCGCCTCATGTTCACGGCCTGTCATCCGGTTCTCTCGACCGAGGCCCGTGTCGCGCTCACGCTGCGCTTGCTCGGAGGTCTGACGACCGGGGAGATCGCGCGCGCGTTCCTCGTCCCGGAGCCGACCGTCGCCCAAAGAATCGTCCGAGCCAAGCGGACCCTCTCCGAGGCGCATGTCCCCTTCGAGGTTCCCCGCGGGGCCGAGCTCGAGGCCCGTCTCTCGTCGGTGCTCCAGGTCATCTACCTCGTCTTCAACGAGGGCTACTCGGCCACCGCCGGCGACGACTGGGTGCGACCCGCGCTCTGCGAGGATGCGCTCCGGCTCGGACGGATCCTGGCCGGGCTCGTTCCAAAAGAGCCGGAAGTCCACGGCCTCGTCGCGCTCATGGAACTCCAGGCATCGCGGCTGAGGGCACGGGTCGGCCCGTCGGGAGAGCCCGTCCTGTTGCTCGATCAAAACCGGGGACGGTGGGATCAACTCCTCATCCGCCGGGGTCTCGCGGCACTCGAACGGGCCGAGGCACTCGGCGGCGCACGGGGTCCGTACACCTCGCAGGCCGCGATCGCCGCCTGTCACGCACGAGCCCGTACGCCGGCCGAGACGGACTGGATGCGCATCGCGGCGCTCTACGAGGCGCTCGTCCAGTTGGTGCCATCACCCGTCGTGGAGCTGAACCGTGCGGTCGCCGTCTCGATGGCGTTCGGCCCAGCAGCGGGGCTCGAGATCGTCGATGCGCTGCTCTCGGAGCGCTCGCTCGAGGACTACCACCTCCTGCCGAGCGTGCGCGGAGACCTCCTGGTGAAGCTCGGCCGCCTCGACGAGGCCCGTGCGGAGTTCGAGCGCGCGGCATCGCTCACGCACAACGAACGCGAGCGCAAGTTGCTCCTCGATCGCGCCCGTGCCTCTTCTCGGACGTCGACCTGA
- a CDS encoding DUF2381 family protein, with protein MAVRLLFNNPGTEPWTLAGAALVDSAGEQVGLARWPLASIPANGAGAVVVGIEGARAQLGCPCTLKLWEAQGPRTFTLENVTFPEGKAKGP; from the coding sequence GTGGCTGTGCGGCTGCTCTTCAATAACCCCGGCACCGAGCCCTGGACGCTGGCGGGGGCGGCGTTGGTGGACTCGGCGGGGGAACAGGTGGGGCTTGCCCGTTGGCCACTGGCGTCCATCCCCGCGAATGGGGCCGGTGCCGTCGTGGTGGGCATCGAGGGGGCGCGCGCGCAGCTCGGCTGCCCCTGCACCCTCAAGCTATGGGAAGCACAGGGGCCGCGCACCTTCACCCTTGAGAACGTCACCTTCCCCGAGGGGAAAGCGAAGGGGCCCTGA
- a CDS encoding Imm52 family immunity protein — protein MQGKFYVGAYWGPRKETALECARRAELFFHMLARYDPTFVQWYRRGRGAPRELPGHPVRQDVEEWEQLFLRGMNRTDATRRVIEDLGFSADVWNAKTSERTRIELHCGEYSPFGPGNTCLFYPPHEGPSRERILSASVLSGVLTSIATTWDPDFAMATSSAMLELIKKRKREVRVGWLTYLSRRLGTVPPLPAPVRIEPVGTLGWLLILSPEPMTASNPEHVAFTDRIRELLDRAGLIERPEPGPVRE, from the coding sequence ATGCAGGGGAAGTTCTACGTCGGAGCCTACTGGGGACCGCGCAAGGAGACGGCGCTGGAGTGCGCCCGGCGCGCGGAACTCTTCTTCCACATGTTGGCACGGTACGACCCAACGTTCGTCCAATGGTACCGAAGGGGACGCGGAGCCCCTCGCGAATTGCCGGGCCACCCCGTCCGCCAGGACGTGGAAGAGTGGGAGCAGTTGTTCCTTCGTGGCATGAACCGCACGGATGCCACCAGGAGAGTCATCGAGGACCTGGGGTTTAGCGCAGATGTGTGGAATGCGAAGACCAGCGAACGGACCCGCATCGAGCTGCACTGCGGTGAGTACTCGCCCTTTGGGCCGGGAAACACCTGCCTGTTCTATCCACCTCACGAGGGCCCGTCTCGGGAGCGGATACTGAGCGCCTCCGTGCTGAGCGGAGTGCTCACCAGCATTGCCACCACATGGGACCCCGACTTCGCGATGGCCACCTCATCGGCCATGCTGGAACTCATCAAGAAGCGCAAGCGGGAGGTGAGGGTGGGCTGGCTGACCTACCTGTCACGCCGTCTGGGCACGGTTCCTCCGCTGCCCGCCCCCGTGCGCATCGAGCCGGTGGGCACCCTGGGATGGCTGCTCATCCTCTCTCCCGAGCCCATGACGGCGAGCAACCCCGAGCACGTGGCCTTCACCGACCGCATTCGCGAACTGCTCGACCGGGCGGGCCTCATCGAACGTCCGGAACCCGGTCCGGTCCGCGAGTAG
- a CDS encoding DUF5953 family protein, producing MPATQETDIGIIVYAPALVGADSRPLAVVHGMERAFPGLHLGWTISDEGKLIRLPQREAWLAQGRPTGRGFRLICNGDESFRVTVSGWNSPAGISPGGQAQFEIHAALPLDATGIAAAVEVLEAIAEGARAFWGHATPFNAGVEISRQTRHPVRKPGVPPRGLPALKLREDIRAPVIPARLGWLNYWSPAAAEAIGFPDPVRDAELLSRSRRTATGGWVVQLTDAPLDLDNPAHLDALKRAYERFPEIGGRAAP from the coding sequence ATGCCCGCAACGCAAGAAACTGACATTGGCATTATCGTATACGCGCCTGCGCTCGTGGGCGCCGACAGCCGCCCCTTGGCTGTTGTTCATGGAATGGAACGCGCATTCCCTGGCTTGCACCTGGGGTGGACGATTTCTGACGAGGGCAAGCTGATCCGGCTACCGCAGCGCGAGGCATGGCTCGCCCAAGGAAGGCCGACCGGAAGGGGGTTTCGGCTCATTTGCAATGGCGACGAGAGCTTCCGGGTAACGGTGTCTGGATGGAACAGCCCGGCAGGGATCTCCCCAGGAGGGCAGGCACAGTTTGAAATTCATGCAGCCCTGCCGCTCGACGCAACCGGCATCGCGGCGGCAGTAGAAGTGCTGGAGGCCATAGCGGAGGGTGCTCGCGCATTCTGGGGGCACGCGACGCCATTTAACGCGGGCGTGGAGATTTCGCGGCAGACACGCCATCCAGTGCGCAAGCCGGGAGTACCCCCACGGGGGCTGCCAGCGCTCAAACTCCGGGAGGACATCCGCGCGCCTGTGATTCCGGCTCGCCTCGGGTGGCTGAACTACTGGTCGCCCGCTGCCGCAGAAGCCATAGGGTTTCCGGACCCGGTCCGCGACGCGGAGCTGCTGTCACGCTCACGGCGTACCGCGACGGGTGGGTGGGTCGTGCAGCTCACTGATGCGCCGCTCGACCTGGACAACCCCGCCCACCTGGACGCGCTCAAACGGGCCTACGAGCGCTTCCCGGAGATTGGCGGGCGCGCAGCCCCTTGA
- a CDS encoding GH92 family glycosyl hydrolase has product MTKFLQRAVLTYGSCLLLALSAAGCRDDGLAAPDAGGDTPDSGVETDGGVGEPDAGSPPPAADLAKHVDPFIGTDDSNSPFPVPGGAGGSTFPGATVPFGMLQLSPDTPTASPSGYRYSDSLIEHFSLTHFNGAGCPNNEDLPFLPHVGALTTSPATDWKLFRTGYKKETEAASPGYYQVTLDGDLKVELTTTTRTGMVRLHYPASTVAQLLLHTGRNATNGNTRSGNVQIVGKDKIRGSATAGGFCGSSKTYQIYFAAQFDRPFTASGTWLGNALSPGKLTASGTRSGAFVTFDTTQEPVVQMKIGVSFVSMANAEANLAAENAGWDFDAVRTAARDRWNQVLNRVEITGGGDADLEQFYTALYHVFQNPNVASDVNGQYMGFDGSVHMADGWTVYQNYSGWDIIRSWTHLISAIAPEAPDIIRSMVDDGEKGGLLPFWSHQNVEVNVMVGDPGSVNVANAYAMGVRGFDTDSALQLMLKSASNPEDTQRLGLSDWLTHHYVGGNAAISLEYAMADFAISRYAGALGNTAVRDEYLTRSHYWTESWNPASKLIEPRAGELQPGAAAARIYEVQVHGTAVPATNLALNRTATASASCGDDENPSKAVNGTTNGGYSDKWCDNTSQDKWWQVDLGSVQSIDKIIISHSGAGGESTDWNTQDFTLSVSTDNVTFETVATVTGNTANVTTHNFTAREARYVKLSIQTAIKADPLGAWACQPVDVTKDCGYIEGNAVQYVWMIPHDLEGLFTHMGGHAEADKRLDDLFTELNAGTKRPHFYIGNEPEHGTPWIYNFAQKPWKTQAIVRRIIDETFYGGPGGLPGNDDLGSTSAWLVWSYLGMYPAIPGTDVLVINGPLFPSAKVHLANGHVVTIEGEGAGPASKYIQGLAIDGKASTKTFVRFADIAPGATLKYVMGATANESWGSGEGDRPPSFAP; this is encoded by the coding sequence ATGACGAAGTTCTTGCAGCGCGCTGTACTCACCTATGGATCATGTCTTCTGCTGGCGCTCTCGGCGGCCGGCTGCCGCGACGACGGCCTGGCGGCTCCTGACGCCGGAGGCGACACCCCCGATTCCGGCGTCGAGACGGACGGAGGCGTGGGCGAGCCCGACGCCGGTTCGCCGCCTCCCGCAGCGGATCTCGCGAAGCACGTCGACCCGTTCATCGGCACCGACGACAGCAACTCGCCCTTCCCGGTGCCGGGCGGCGCTGGCGGCAGCACCTTCCCGGGCGCGACCGTGCCCTTTGGCATGTTGCAACTCAGTCCCGATACGCCGACCGCCTCGCCCTCGGGCTACCGCTACAGCGACTCGCTCATCGAGCACTTCAGCCTGACCCACTTCAACGGCGCGGGCTGCCCCAACAACGAGGATCTGCCGTTCCTGCCGCACGTTGGCGCGCTCACCACGTCGCCCGCGACTGACTGGAAACTCTTCCGCACCGGCTACAAGAAGGAGACCGAGGCGGCCTCGCCCGGCTACTACCAGGTCACGCTCGACGGCGACCTCAAGGTGGAGCTGACCACGACCACGCGCACCGGCATGGTGCGCCTGCACTACCCGGCCTCCACGGTCGCCCAGTTGCTCCTCCACACGGGCCGCAACGCGACCAACGGCAATACGCGCAGCGGCAACGTGCAGATCGTCGGCAAGGACAAGATCCGCGGCAGTGCCACCGCGGGCGGCTTCTGTGGCTCGAGCAAGACCTATCAGATCTACTTCGCGGCGCAGTTCGACCGCCCGTTCACGGCCTCGGGCACCTGGCTGGGCAATGCGCTGTCGCCGGGCAAGCTCACCGCGAGTGGCACCAGATCGGGCGCCTTCGTGACCTTCGACACGACCCAGGAGCCGGTCGTGCAGATGAAGATCGGCGTCTCCTTCGTCAGCATGGCCAACGCCGAGGCCAACCTGGCCGCCGAGAACGCCGGCTGGGACTTCGACGCCGTGCGCACGGCCGCGCGTGACCGGTGGAACCAGGTGCTCAACCGCGTCGAGATCACTGGCGGCGGCGACGCGGACCTCGAGCAGTTCTACACCGCGCTCTACCACGTCTTCCAGAACCCCAATGTCGCCAGCGACGTGAACGGCCAGTACATGGGCTTCGACGGCTCGGTGCACATGGCCGACGGCTGGACCGTGTACCAGAACTACTCCGGCTGGGACATCATCCGCTCGTGGACGCACCTCATCAGCGCCATCGCGCCGGAGGCGCCGGACATCATCCGCTCGATGGTCGACGACGGAGAGAAGGGGGGTCTGCTGCCCTTCTGGTCGCACCAGAACGTCGAGGTCAACGTCATGGTCGGCGACCCTGGCTCGGTGAACGTCGCCAACGCCTACGCCATGGGCGTGCGCGGCTTCGACACCGACTCGGCGCTGCAGCTCATGCTCAAGTCGGCGAGCAACCCGGAAGACACGCAGCGCTTGGGTCTCTCCGACTGGCTCACGCACCACTACGTGGGAGGCAACGCGGCCATCTCGCTCGAGTACGCCATGGCCGACTTCGCCATCTCGCGGTACGCCGGTGCGCTCGGCAACACCGCGGTGCGTGACGAGTACCTCACGCGCTCGCACTATTGGACCGAGAGCTGGAACCCCGCCAGCAAGCTGATCGAGCCGCGCGCGGGCGAGCTGCAGCCGGGTGCGGCCGCCGCGCGCATCTACGAGGTGCAGGTCCATGGCACCGCCGTGCCGGCCACCAACCTGGCGCTCAACCGTACCGCCACCGCGAGCGCTTCCTGTGGCGATGACGAGAACCCGTCCAAGGCGGTGAACGGCACGACCAACGGAGGCTACAGCGACAAGTGGTGCGACAACACCAGCCAGGACAAGTGGTGGCAGGTCGACCTGGGCAGTGTGCAGTCGATCGACAAGATCATCATCTCCCACTCGGGCGCGGGCGGTGAGTCGACCGACTGGAACACCCAGGACTTCACGCTCAGCGTGAGCACCGACAACGTGACCTTCGAGACCGTCGCCACGGTCACCGGAAACACCGCGAACGTCACCACGCACAACTTCACCGCGCGCGAGGCCCGCTACGTGAAGCTCTCCATCCAGACGGCCATCAAGGCCGATCCTCTCGGTGCGTGGGCCTGCCAGCCTGTCGATGTGACGAAGGATTGCGGCTACATCGAGGGGAACGCGGTGCAGTACGTCTGGATGATCCCGCACGACCTGGAGGGCCTGTTCACGCACATGGGCGGCCACGCCGAGGCCGACAAGCGCCTCGACGACCTCTTCACCGAGCTCAACGCGGGCACCAAACGGCCCCACTTCTACATCGGCAACGAGCCCGAGCACGGCACGCCCTGGATCTACAACTTCGCCCAGAAGCCCTGGAAGACGCAGGCGATCGTGCGTCGCATCATCGACGAGACGTTCTATGGCGGCCCGGGCGGCCTGCCCGGCAACGATGACCTGGGCTCGACCTCGGCCTGGCTCGTCTGGAGCTACCTCGGCATGTACCCGGCCATTCCTGGCACCGACGTGCTCGTGATCAACGGCCCGCTGTTCCCCAGCGCCAAGGTGCACCTCGCCAACGGCCACGTCGTGACCATCGAGGGAGAGGGTGCTGGCCCGGCCTCGAAGTACATCCAGGGCCTGGCCATCGACGGCAAGGCGAGCACGAAGACCTTCGTCCGCTTCGCCGACATCGCCCCGGGTGCCACGCTGAAGTACGTCATGGGCGCCACGGCCAACGAGTCGTGGGGCAGCGGCGAGGGGGATCGTCCGCCGAGCTTCGCGCCGTAA
- a CDS encoding YciI family protein — translation MRFMILIKATKDSETGVLPSTELLTEMGKYNEELVKAGILLAGEGLHPSAKGARVKFSGGKRTVIDGPFAETKELIAGFWLWQVKSKEEAIEWVKRCPDPMPGTESEIEIRQVFESEDFAPSDPTGELMEKERQLRERTESKGR, via the coding sequence ATGCGATTCATGATCCTGATCAAGGCCACCAAGGACTCGGAGACGGGCGTCCTGCCGAGCACGGAGCTGCTCACCGAGATGGGGAAGTACAACGAGGAGCTGGTGAAGGCGGGAATCCTGCTCGCGGGCGAGGGGCTCCACCCGAGCGCGAAGGGAGCACGCGTCAAATTCTCCGGAGGCAAGCGCACCGTGATCGACGGGCCCTTCGCCGAGACGAAGGAGCTGATCGCCGGCTTCTGGTTGTGGCAGGTGAAGTCGAAGGAAGAGGCGATCGAGTGGGTCAAGCGTTGCCCCGATCCCATGCCCGGCACGGAGTCCGAGATCGAGATCCGCCAGGTATTCGAGTCGGAGGACTTCGCTCCCAGCGACCCCACGGGCGAACTCATGGAGAAGGAGCGGCAGCTCCGTGAGCGCACCGAGTCGAAGGGCCGTTAG
- a CDS encoding Tox-REase-5 domain-containing protein, whose protein sequence is MHLDSQPLTTATSCLPSLHFRAVLLAASVALLIQGCATVRHDAGPRQPVATPANEAAVGGSGGFFEQEVVDPFQLVQAASGLEEEDWHPAGAALYLGQARQLLSELAKRPVTYKSIAPRRVLCWLLREVLEGGERVEYADLKWRVERFWPLVLVRPDGYLVAVLTGTPLQRMGPLQLVEGEWRVGRLVVGDFYFSSGGVFYPVNAALRRADSLPLTELGLGRDPLNAALDGAQDALGEMAVALASSLLHPIRTVEDLAQLPTTVALLIASSPEYFARYGAMSREDQIREAARLSTHVLMMLGGAEATVGRVSGLGAALPELSLTARGEMVVGGVVVGGTMSTTVGMDLGAFSVLHMAARSPGRTSGAGAKAGKSTQTAAAKGPGKWTHKTPTTESTQALDYQEQVTQRPAWYVYMVDEVEFDGFNGKELLEAKGASYKKFLKKDGAIQPWFENGKGFWALREQARRQSELARTLNVPVVWHVAELEFANFLRAFFEENEWTNITVRYTPPTR, encoded by the coding sequence ATGCACCTGGATTCGCAGCCGCTCACCACGGCGACGTCTTGCCTCCCGAGCCTCCACTTCCGCGCGGTCCTCCTGGCTGCATCCGTGGCCTTGCTCATCCAAGGATGCGCCACGGTCCGCCACGACGCCGGGCCGCGACAGCCCGTTGCCACTCCCGCGAACGAGGCGGCGGTAGGCGGCTCCGGCGGCTTCTTCGAGCAGGAGGTGGTGGACCCATTCCAACTGGTACAGGCGGCCAGTGGCCTGGAAGAAGAGGACTGGCACCCGGCGGGCGCCGCGCTCTACCTGGGACAGGCGCGCCAGTTGCTGAGCGAGTTGGCGAAGCGGCCCGTGACCTACAAGAGCATCGCCCCGCGCCGGGTGCTGTGCTGGCTGCTGCGCGAGGTGCTCGAGGGCGGCGAGCGCGTGGAGTACGCCGACTTGAAGTGGCGTGTCGAGCGCTTCTGGCCCCTGGTGCTGGTGCGCCCGGACGGCTATCTGGTGGCCGTGCTCACCGGCACGCCCCTTCAGCGCATGGGCCCACTCCAACTCGTGGAGGGCGAGTGGAGGGTGGGGCGCCTCGTGGTGGGCGACTTCTACTTCTCGAGTGGGGGAGTCTTCTATCCGGTGAACGCCGCCTTGCGGCGCGCGGACAGTCTGCCCCTGACCGAACTGGGCCTGGGTAGGGATCCACTCAACGCGGCGCTCGATGGAGCGCAGGACGCCCTGGGGGAGATGGCGGTGGCGCTGGCCTCGTCCCTCCTCCATCCCATCCGGACCGTGGAGGACCTGGCCCAATTGCCCACGACGGTGGCGTTGCTCATTGCCTCCTCGCCGGAGTACTTCGCGCGTTATGGGGCCATGTCCCGGGAGGACCAGATACGGGAGGCGGCGCGCCTGTCCACGCACGTGCTCATGATGCTCGGGGGCGCGGAGGCCACGGTGGGACGTGTGAGTGGACTGGGGGCCGCACTGCCGGAGCTGTCACTCACGGCGAGGGGGGAGATGGTGGTGGGTGGAGTCGTGGTGGGAGGCACGATGAGCACCACGGTGGGGATGGACCTGGGAGCGTTCTCCGTCCTGCACATGGCGGCAAGGAGCCCGGGACGTACCAGCGGTGCGGGCGCCAAGGCGGGGAAGTCCACCCAGACGGCCGCGGCGAAGGGGCCCGGCAAGTGGACACACAAGACGCCCACGACCGAGTCCACGCAAGCCTTGGACTATCAGGAGCAGGTAACACAGCGGCCCGCCTGGTATGTGTACATGGTGGATGAGGTGGAGTTCGACGGCTTCAATGGCAAGGAATTGCTCGAAGCCAAGGGCGCTAGCTACAAAAAATTTCTCAAGAAAGACGGTGCAATTCAACCCTGGTTTGAAAATGGAAAGGGATTCTGGGCTTTGAGGGAGCAGGCGAGACGACAATCAGAGCTTGCCAGGACGTTGAATGTGCCGGTGGTCTGGCACGTGGCCGAGTTGGAATTCGCGAATTTCCTTCGTGCTTTCTTCGAAGAAAATGAATGGACCAATATCACCGTTCGCTATACGCCGCCGACGCGATGA